A window of Acropora muricata isolate sample 2 chromosome 6, ASM3666990v1, whole genome shotgun sequence genomic DNA:
TGGTGTAAAACAAGGATAGCTGACTGGTCACAGGTGGTAGGGACAGAATTCTTATCTAACCCAAGTTAATTTGAGACCAAACATGCTAACCCTCCACTGATTGCGATCTTTAAGGGACAGAGAGAGGCTTCTCGTGACATTTAGCAAGGCCTCTAGTCCACTTGCAACAAGAGGGAAGATTTTGCTGGTAGGTCAGTTTATTAGTGTCTTGTATTATTATGCTAGGCATTCTAACTGCAGTACTCCCTTTTCATAACACTATCATCGTCAATTCTTACACAGTTCTTTGAAACTGTATCTGTCACTCGCCACCCAATTTACCCCTACTCCCTTCGATGAGGAAGGTTTCAAGACGTTGGATCTTGCATACGCTACTTTTGCGCTCAAATTGTCGggagaagaagaaataaataagaaaattaaataacaaaTTAGGGCTATAAATAAATACTTATGATAAGCATGACATACACGAAGGCTTTCGTCAGAAGTTGGCTAAAACAACGGATAATTGTGTTCAATTGGTTGTCCCAACTTCCGACTCCAGCTGAGCCTTTTTcgtttagttttcttttctgattgaGTCCACGTTCTTTTGTGGATGTAGTGGACACCTAAATGTCATGACTCTTTGCCTCACCTACTGCTCAGATTTCATGATCACGTATCCTTTCGAGTGTGTAACCCAAACAATACTACGGATTCAGGACGAGGAAGGTCGGGGAGCTTATGCTTTTCGGTTAGTGGTGGACTCGTAATGGCAGCAGATTTCCAGTGGGCTGAGGCCGAAAAGGAACAATTCGGCTTCCACCACCGGAGGTCTCAGGGTGCTTACCCTTCATCAGAACTAGGTTGCCACATCAACCTGTCCTAAAATCTTACGCTTCAATTCTACCCAAATGAAAGAGCCACTTTGCAGGTTCCTAATGCGTAGGTAAAAACCTTtcaaatttgaaggaaaaaaatacagaGATTAACCAGTCATTGGGCAATCCCTGCACTCACCCTCCTTTCCCTTCACACTTAGCCTTATGTTGCAAGCTGACCTATTATGTTATCGTAATGCAATTGTTCCTCAtaagattgcgtgacgagctCAAACTTCGTTTTAAACTCTCTACGAAATCGGTTAACTCGACCAACTGGGCTTTCTCGTCTCACAAGGAAGCAAGTCACATGACCACCTTGCTTTGGAAAGACAGATTGCTCCTGCATGGTGCATCAGATGAATCATCGGAGACCCCTGAGTTATTTTCTACATACCTCGGGTAAACTCTTTTCAACGCCTGGAAGTATTTGCTAACAACCGATATGGCCTCCCGTCCATCCATCGGATACTCAGCTGCAAAGGCCTTTGCCAGCCTACGTTTCTTCAGCACTCCCTCCACCTCCACGAAGGGAAAGCTGCCAGTTTTGAGAGTATGTTTATGTACGCCATTATACCGCTTAAAGCTCGAGAAATTCGCCGATGGCGTTAAAACGTAGCTGGCGTTATATTCACAATACTCCAATGCATCCTTTACTTTGTCGTGTCCAAGGAAAGGTAGCGTTTGCTCCATAAGCACAGTTTTTCTTCGCGAATTCACGCAAGCAAGGACGTCTGGGATGTCGTAATCGTAAGCTTTCATCGCGGCCTTATCACTATCGTTCTTATAGGGTACAAAAACCTCATTGCCGATAACGTCGAAGTGACTTTCGTGTGGTCTTTTCCAAGCGACTTGAATCAAGTGCTCTTGACTTGGGTTAGTGTCTTGCACATAAAGTACCTCAATATAATAACTCTCTCCAGCTATCAAACTCACACGACTCGAAATTTGAGACTGGAGTGCTTCAATAGACACTCTGATTTCAGAtttcgaatatttcgtgttcacGAAGGCTATTTTCCTTGAGTTTGTCCAAGTCTTATCAGTACTCAACCATAGCTCAGCGAAACCATTTGTAGCAACCATGAATTGATAATAGTCTGTTACATCTGGTCGTAAGTAGCCAAGAAAACGAATTCCAGCAACCATTTCGTCTGAAGACATCACGTTCACGTTTGGAACAATATTTCTGTTATCCGGCGCATTTGGGAATATAGGATAATTACAGAGATGTTCTAGATCAACAGTACAAGGTTTTTCCCACGAATGCTCATTCAGGCCTCTCATAATGGCCTCAGTAACCTCTCCGTTACGGCTTGATTTCCCTTGAAGGTTTATACGCGCTTCACCGACAAACTGCGATTTGTTGTGAAAACTGATCGGAGCTCCTCGAAGACCAAACGTTGAAAACCCGATGAATACTTCCCAAAGACTCACCACAAACACACCAAAACTGAATATCTTCAACACTTTGGCTCGATTCATGGTCAACTTAAGTTAAATAAAGCTGGTTCAAGGACACGGGTTTCACAAAAATGTGTCATAAATATGTTCTTTGAGAGCACCGGAACCTTTCAGCTGTCGGAATGCCGCTTAATCCCAGACGCGAGGATGGAGGTCATTAATCTGTGAGGACATACAGTACGGTCAAAACAAGTTTATTACGAGATAATACCCGTTTCTTCCGATCAGATTCCTGCAAAAGGAAATTGGTGCTATATTAAGAGCAAAAATGAGATTAACAATAGACACTAAAGAAAACTCAGCAAACATAGTATTTCGACATCGTCGCGGTTACTGTCTCAATTTCCATGTATTAGACTTACTATATCAAAATTGCTTCACCACAATTCTTACATCACAACATGTTCATTCTTCACTCGCGGAACCGCACAATTGTCGTCAGTTTTTATTGATCGTCTTTTACCTGCCCGCAGAACTATAACAAACTTGGTTATATGCATTCAAGTGTTATTCTCTCTTTGGCCCAGTCCCTTCTATGCAGGGATAACATTACTTCAAGTATATCTGACCGGCTACGTAGTTGCTTCTACTGTGACAGATCTACGAATATTGTTGCAATTAGTCTTCAAATTGATAGCTCTCCACAGGTTGCCTAAGTTACAATAGTCGCAAGCACAAGGATTTGGAGATTCCAGAAAGCAACTTTATATCAAAGAAGACTTATCTTTCTATTGTGATGGTGTGATGGCAGTGTGTTGATTGCTCCACCAAAGCTTCTCGGTGTCCATTTGGATTCTATGCAATTGAAATCGCAACTGAAATGTGACAGGCGCCCGTAGCAAAGTCAATCAaattaaaacaatggaaatgATAGAAACATTTCGACCTCATCTTGCATCTCAAATTCGACGCAAGCATATAAAATGCAGTGAGCGTCAAATGATTTATAAAATGCCTTGACAGCCGCTTTTCAAGTTTTACCTTGCACGAGAAACATGCATTCTTCAAATCTCGTCAACGATGATTTTACACATGGATGCTTGCTATTTGCAGGACCCGCCTGTAGTTAAATACAACTAAAAGAAAACACGGTTTATTAATTTAAACGTTACCCTGAGTTCATGAATGCCTGAGGAAAAAGATGCCTTTAGTCTCCAAGCAGGCCTTTTCGTTAAAATGGCGCGTGGTCGAAATATAGGGGTTCGGTGACTAGTTTCGAACCGAGCCCTTATGTTTCGATCGCCCTCCATTTTAGCAGGAAAACCTCGTTGAAGGACAGGATGCATGGAGGAACGTGGAAAGGCGCTGGCCAGCCTTGTGGTATGCCCATTGCCGTACGCATGCGCCTAATTAAAACAACCAGGCGACatccaatctcgttcccagaggcTGCTATCCTTTTGGTCAGCACCAAAGATACGAACGTCCGTTTCCCGTTCGCTGGATAAGGGTAACGcaggctctgggaacgagattgggcGACATCAATGGAATACCACACATGCAATGGATCCCTATTCCTCACTCAGTTGCAACTAAGCTTTACCTCATTCGTAGGGCGGAGGAGCCTGGATTGAGGTAGGGATAATGCTTACACCTTGCGACACAGTCTACCTGACAGAAGTATTTCTGGCTAAAAGGGCTAAACGTAAGGTGGACACAGTGCATCACAGGGCTGAAACCTAAAATAAAGAATAGACCCACACGCGTACAATACCTGTCACGTGGGTAGACTGCTGCTTCTTGCATTAAAAACTTGACGATCTGACAAACACACTTCAAATGAATattcctttgtttgtttgtgtgtttATTTGAGGCAGCAACTAGGCTGTTACGCTCCACAACTTAATTCATAACTTGGTATTGACACCAATTCAAAGTTACTTTCACCTGGCGGCGGACGTGATAgcattaaaatgcaaaaaaacacaGGGAGATGAAGTGGAATGACAATGTCCCCTAATATCCGGAAGATATCTCTGTAACAATAGGTGGCTTCCCTGTACTTCACGTTACTGGTATCAAGAGATCAATCTTGTTTACACAGGATTATAATTAACGTGCATATAGTCGAGAGCAATAACATAACACGTCAATCATGGACACCTGGCGGAGATCAAGTTGGCCAGAAAGGACCTTAAGGGAAACAAGAACTCGCACACTCGACGATATCTCGGAACAAGCTGAAGAGTTGGAAGGGGGTGCTagcaaagacaaaaaagcaAGTGTAAATCCACACCGACAACACGATCATCACGAATGCTGTATGAAAGTCAACGAACCAAGTCTCCCAGAAATGCACCGAGTCATACTGGACGGCAACTTGAAATCGTTAAAAGAACTTATAAAAAGTGGAGCTGATATAAATGCTTTAGACTCAACCGGCTGGCCACCGATGCACACTGCAATAAAGATGGGAAGGACAGATTGCGCCGCCTTACTCATCAAAGAAGGCGCTGGTGAATTTTACTACAATAAACAGAAACAAGAATATCTTAAACGATTTCAACGTTGCCAAAAAGTCGGCCTTAGACGAACGTCATCGTATTGGAGGTAAGCATGCGACCAAGGTGTCAAGAAACTGGAAAGATTTAACTCCGAGAAAAAAAGGATTGTTGCAATAAATTGAAGAAGGACCACTTAGTTAAGTGGTAATGCAATATAAAATTTCTGTACTTTCCTTCAGAATtgtataaaattattgtttaagTAACTGATCGCAGCTGCTTGCGTTACCTTTTTTCATTGTTCACAGTCACTGATTGTGctgaaaaacatttaagaagTTATTAGCCATAACTTGTAAACAACAGCGAATTCATGAAATCAGTGTGGGATGAGTTACTTTAACTGATAGTGTTTCGGCAACAGCGCGCAGGAAAAGGTGTTTAAACGAGTTCTGGTCGAAATTTCAAAGCCTTATGAACAGGTGGAGTACGAGATTTCAGTTAATGACGATTCGCCCTTGTTACAACGTCCGTCAACATTTCAACTGAAGTTAGACTCTACGTATAACTAAAAAACATGATATAAATCAAGCAAATTTTGGGTTATCTTAACAATTGCTCAAAAAAGCAAAGCAAGAAAAACCACAATCAAATTTCGAAGGACCAAAATAAAAAAGGCGTAACAGGATTATTCGCAAATACCAATTTAATCCTTAAAGAAAACAGAACTCTAAGCTGTCGAGACTCTCGCTGGCAACCTTGAGGTTAAACATTCTTAGCCTGTGCCAAATTCTTTTCACTTTTcactattatttttttgggtAATCGGTGAATTGGGGAATTTGTTTGCTTGCTAAACGtggcaaaatttttgcaacCAAAGGAGCAAAAAGTGAGGAATAAATCCAATTTAATTATGTTAGCATATCACATTTTTTGTAACAACCAAAGTCCAAAGTGAGTTAACGCAAACAAAATGACAACCCATTTAATTTAACAATAACCCAGCATATTCAATTAGTCTAGCGCTTTCAAAACTTTCGATTTCGATAGAAAATTAACCTCGAGAACCAAACTAGAGAATGACAATCCAAACAGGAGAACCAATGATTACCCATAATGTAAATTCAAAAGGAAGTATTCTTGCATAAACAATATTCAATATTGGGCGTCGAAAAGTTCAAAATTTTATCATAATTAAGAACAAAAGATGTTTGTTTTTATTCCGTGACTGTTTTTCCCTGAGCAATATCAAGGTCTCGTTCGTACGTGGTTAGTTTCTGCTCTACTGGCTCTATCACTTCAGAAATATTGTTTATGAAGTAAACTACCTCATGCAGGAATCTATTTATCGAGAACAGAGTTTTCCTGAAAATGACAGCTGTTCAGTGAATGGCTTAAGTGATGATTCGATGATTACCTTCGCAACTTTTGCTTAACTTTGCAGGTAATCCTCCGTGATTAGCATATTCTGCATGACAAAGGAATCAACTAACACAACGATATTTCTTTCTCAgtgatgtatatatatatgtattttttttttcatgttcgttttgcaaaacaaaacaaaaaacttagAATAGATACTCAGGAATGACGTTCCCACCTGTGTTGGTTAACAAGATTGATTGCTCACTCAAACGAACAATCGTGGTAGACAAATGgacaaaacaataaacaaatcaCCCACGTTTGTGCTACTACAATGTTCCCGGAAAGTGTTCGCATTTTGCGGTTTCTTTTCAATAACTAACTACATTTAATTGCCGACATTGAGTCGAGGGGGCCTGGAATAGACGCATAAAATTagtgccagtttttttttttcttttattagggggggggggtggggtggggtagGTATTTCGCCCTTTCCACCACTGAAGATGGAAATTCTTCGATGCTACATATATTATCCGGATTCTAATTCgatcccccccccaaaaaagctCGTACTAATGTGTCCCTGACGGTCATCTGCTCGATTGAAGACTTTCCGCTGATTGCATCAAGGCCATAAAAGAAACTTGACACGAAAGGGCCCGGGTTCACACATATAGCCGACATATGAATCATCATGAGTAATGTGAAGAATATCAATTCCAGTCTTCTACGCCACAAGCTACCGTACCTTTAACAAACTACGTAGTTTGGCGCCGAGAATTAATTACACCTTTCCAAGGATTTCCGTGCCACTTTCCTCATCCTCAGAGAGAGCTCCAAGAACACACACAGAATAAACAGTAGCCTCCGCCATTACATTTGCCACGAAGACACGAGTCTTTCCCCCAGAAATAAGTACTATATTTGAAGCCGTTCGCAGCTTCTCGCAAACCCCACCAGTCACGTCATGAGTCAAAACTGACGTCGCTATAGCAACTGACATTTTTCCACTTGGATTCACAAAGACCTTCCTTATCAAAGTTGCATCTGTGGAGGAAATGAATTAGGCGATTTCGTTCAGCGTTGAATGAAATCACAAATGCCTTTAGACGGCCAGGGCCAAGTTTTGAATGTTTCAGCACTGCATTTCACCTTTATCTCTTGGAAATGGTATTGCTGTACCTTCACTGACCTTCATTATCTGGGGGTTTGTTATAAATGCCATCAACATCTGTCAAAAACACAACTCTGCCTGGATGAAGTTCCTCAACTAATTTCTAAAGGAGAAAAGTTAAAAGGGTTCGAAAAATTGTCCAAAGGTGCAATtccacattttcttttttttttcgcttggtAAACGAAAATCAAATCTTACTGTCAAGTGTTCCCAGGAGCCCATTGGCTCCTGGTGTTCCTAATTTTTACGGTATTGCTAGTCGTAACTAGAGACGACTATGGAGAGTTGGGATGTAAGGTACTGGATACGTACGACAGGAATGGTCAAACGTGGTGCTCTCGAACTATTGTAGAGCTAATAAGCACGTGACGTTTTGAGCCAAGAACGCAAACCGGAAGGACACATTTTCCATGCCAGGACCATGTGTCTCCCAGACTTTCAAACTAATCGCCTCTAAGAGTGAAAAGattcttaacaatataaatgtgtaAGTGAGAAGACAAGTCCAATAGGAAAAACATCTCACTTCCGGTTCTCCACAGTGGCTCTAAAACGTACCGAACTTGAGCTCCCCGTAGTTGTGAAGAAGAGGATTGCAAGTAATCTGATTGCCGCTAAATTTCGATAAAGGTCAGGAAGTGTCATGTTAGGTGTAAGCgtaaaataattgtttgaaacattagggttagcgtttgtgtaaacgtcacgaagtgtcctgtTAAGTCTGAGTATAACCCATCTGTTTGTTGCATTAGGGTTAGCATTTGTGTCTGGGTTATTTCTTAGGGTAGGATAAGGTTCCTggttttgtcttcttgtggagtATActtaggaggacacttcatgacctttatatGATGTTGAACCTTTATATGAAGTTAAATGAAAGTGTAAGGGAACACATCGTGATACTTATTGTAGTCAGCATAATTATGTCCATCTACCTGTAATACTGGACATATTTGATCAAGAAAATGGTAAAGGTTTAGCCATACAgggaaataaaataatgaagagATAATCTATGATCACTAGGTTACCAGCTCAGAAAAAGTTCTGAGTAATCAAGAAGACATTAGAAATTAGGGGGAAACAATCTTGTATTGATATTGATAATGTCAGCTAGGCCACAAAAGCTGCTTTTCTTTTAAGGTTTGGATGCAAGACAAAAATGAGAAATCCAATACCTCAATAATTTTGTCTCCACTAAGAATTGCACATCCTTGTTTAGTGTCCAACACACAGTCCCCATGAAGAATTGGTACAAACCCTGCTGCTACACATTGAACTATAGGATGGATGGCTGATCTTGTCACCACTCCTTCAGTGGTCATCCATGAACCACATGGCTAACAAACAATGTACAAGCAATTTAGTTATGGCTGCTCTGAGATGGGTATATTCAACCATGTGATTGTTTTACTGAGGTTATAAGCTCTGTTAGATGGTACTAACAAGAGGATGAGTGACCTAAATCCACACACCACAATGTAATCCTCAAGGAGAGAGATTGGTCAAGTGGTAATCCTGCACCTCTACTGTCAATGAATGTGGGTCAATAATGACAACTGATAATACTTGTCCGTCGATCTCAACTGTTTTCTCCATGTACTAAggtttcctccctcatcaaaaaTCATCATGCATTACCTACTTGTCTCAGCATgcgaaataatattataataattattaagttaAAAACTTATTCCTTAACTATTCTGAGGGATGTCTGTCcaaataagaagacaaaaacagaAGACTGAATGAAACAGAATGAAAACAGAATGAAAGACATTACTGTTTAAACCAATAATTGTGTTAATTAATCCATCCAATgaactaaaacaaaattttgttctCACAATATACCCTTAGCTTATACAGATACCTACTGAAATTCCAACTGCTGGGATACCATTTGAAATGAATGATTCAATAACCATCTGTTGCAactgtttaaaagaaaaagtaaaatgcTCTGAAAAGATCAAACCAGGATCTTGTAGTTCAAAATATGGATAGCATaataacaaatagattccatgtttccgtgtgtctgttcagtaatagatcacagatgatgtcaaaatgtggtaagaacaaaaaagtgacaCATGAGGTGCAGCCGAGTGTATCACTGATGTTCtaaccacattttgacatcctctgtgatctgttactgaacagacacacggcaacatggaatctacttgttttatataataaaggtttaaaatatatggaaaaaaagcctttttatttcaaatttcgccactttgacagacatgaAAATAGCACTTTGACTTAATCTCTTGTccatacaaaatgaagcaaactgattggttgctatgcttagcaaagactTGTGATTAGTTCAAAGAATCATGGAACTGTCCAACTTGAATCAAGCGCTGTTGTCATCTATGTGTCTGTGCTCCAATAGATCATcagtgagaaccaatcagaatgtgtGCATAACTGAGCTTATTATATAATCTCCAATAGAGCAATAATACGTTGTGATCACATGTAGACTGCAAGCAGTGTAAGTTTGGTGAGAGACAAAATAGTGGGCAAAATTAATGCACACATGAAATCTTGACTCAGAGGACTGTGAAGCAATGTGAGACTATCATACAGGCAGCTGTTTCTATTAAAAgtaaaggaaaataatcatATATTCAAATGAATTTTCTGCCTTGCAACCATTTACATCATGTCTGTTAATGGATGGATTTGTGTATCTGGAGTTAAAAAAATGCTTCATGAAATGGCCCTCTTTGCAGTGATTTGCATGATTGTGTGAATCAAATACTTGAATGACAGCTTTTCATTCATATTCAAAACTGGTtggccatttctttttttgttaactgTGAAAAGAGAGGACACACAAACTGTTTTTTGAAGAGGATCAATCAATGATTTGAATAGTAGGTGCAAATTTACTATTAAACATAATTAATATATACTAGAAATACATATATGTGAAATAAACCTTGGTAACAGACTGCCTAGTCTTTGCAAAGCCAATGCGACTATTTTGGAGGTCTTCAGAGAAGCCATTGGTTAAAGCATACTCATGGGCTTGAAAGTGACCAAAGGATCTGCAaattaatttacaaaaataacaaaatttcaGAGTGTTTGCACTGCTTAAGGACGGCGCGTACTATTGTTTATGCACTCATTATCTGCGCATCACGCAATGCATAGAGCACGCGATACATAGCCCGTCCCGTGAGTGTAGTATTTTTATGACTTtccttgttgtttcaaaagttggatataccgccttctgtaaatgaccgtaaaagaaagcagaatGGCCAGTTTATtagaaacaaatgtaaaaacaagcgaAGACAAGTTTCTTCGTATATCTCAAAATGCAAACGTTTaactcactagggaggggatggggaaaaatgtaacccaaccaaaaggtgattccatacaagttgaaaacagatcaaaaacttaaaaaaacgtGTGGTTAGTCCCCTACATTTTATATTTAATTTATAAAATGGAAGTGACAAACCTATTCTGCAAAAATATGTCATTAGTTTCTGGTTGTGAGCAAAAGTTATTGAGActgtattttagctgtaccAAAGGAAGGCTGTCATACTGTAGATGCTTTAAGCCCTGTTGCAACAATTTTGTTGTTAAAACTtctcaaaagtgttttttatgttaccatttgcaagtggttttaagatctttataaatgtgtttactttcttttctGTATGTTAAGGTGAATTCTAAGGAAATTGGTGAGGAAATATTGCTTCCTTCTTTTTCcagaaaaatgctgatgtcaACATTTatgttgagattcaaggctaatcATGACTATCTCGAAAAAAATGTGTGGCtatccccatttttctttttggattccaaaAGCTTTTGGAAAGATCTACTTTTTCTGCAATGGTCCCAATTTGGTGCAAAAATCTCCAtatttagtaggcaccgtccttaacataCAACTGTGACAAAATAAtgactttttcatttaatttcttttaattctGAAGTATTCACTGCCAAATTTCATGTTTTAGAGCATTCATATACTATTGGACCTTTAGATTTTTAGATTCCAGGATGAGGATAAGAACAAGTACGATATTTGACTGcccatttttagcaaaaatacttagAAAACTAAAAATCTGCAtaattaatcttactctttgatAGCATTAtgggttgctcagttattcttattgctggtaacagAGCCATTTTGCTGATCAGAACAAGGCAAAACCGCTACCATGATCTTGACTAGCTTTGAAACAACAACATTTATGCAAAACCTAAAATGATGATGGTATCACATTTTTCCCACcgaaatgacgctggtttgagCACGCCCCATGTCGCTCTATGACAAAATCTCTTACTCATAGTCGTTCTcctcctagaatctaaagctgtCTTGTGTCACATTCCGccgccccctccccccccccaaaaaaaatgcTATACACGTTCTCTTGTTTTCAAAATGCAGTTATCATACTTCTATTTGAGGTTGAAGTAAAAGCCTAATGTAATGTATCTGCAGAAAAAAGTTAATGTTAGATTTAAGAGATGGCCAATAATggcatattattaatattaccaAGGGGATTACTTTGAGGATCGGATGATATCACCCAGATGATTTTGTGTAAACCTTTAAAAAGGCACCCTTCCCCATGGCTGCCTCATGGACATAATTTATGCCCTCATTTAAATACTAACTAGAGTACTAAGTTGGCCTGTTTATCACGTTTCTTAAATTTATAGTCGACCCACTGATTATTTAACTTCCACCAAATACAACCTGTAGGCTTACTAAGAATGTACTTACTccgtgatcttggtgtttcaagcaatctgttTGCTTCTCTATTTCGGAGTAATTAAACATACTGATCCAAACTATGTCCAAACTAAACAAACTCGCGTTTCGTGATGTCAATGAAATCGACTTTCCTACCCGGCTCCATGCACCACAATGCATTTTCCATTGATCCTTTTCACCACCTTGGCGCAAGCATCAATAGCCTCGTACTTCActgtttcaaaatttcttttatcTGTAACTGCACAGCCACCAAGTTTTATGATCACATCAACATTTAACTGCTCCGCCATCGAAATACGCCAAAGATGCCAGGCGTTCTTGTCGCCTCGttccagttttttttcattcatgAGTTCCAGTTCTTTCCCTTTTAGGTGTTAAAACGCTTgttctaaaaaattaaaaaaaattaaaaaattaaaataaaaatgctttCAGTATTTTCCTGAAAATTATGCCATGGCTTTTGACTTGAAGataaaacagcaacaatttAGCTGAAAAAGCACAGTGCAAtccaagagaaaataatttttaatttctctAGGTTCAATATGAGTGATATATGTTTGTCAGTTTACCACAACGATTTTAAACTGTAACTAtcgattggaaaaaaaaacccataaATTTGCTAAACGAAAGTTTCTAGACATTGCCTAAGAGGAAACTCAGTTTTGATAACGTCTACCAACCTACGCCTGCCCAAAatcacttttaaaaaaaaatacatccaAACAGGAGATCCAAGTAGGGCAGATGGCCTAAAAGTGTCAAGTGCCATTAACGAAATTATGCAAGCATTTTTCACTCTCATACTAATTGAGATCCTATTTAATATTTCATTCCACGTGTTGTACGTTACCACAGCAGAAGGCACTCGCTTTGATTCGTCTCGCTATGTATCACGCCGATGGATCCAAGATACACCCGCGGCGAAAATCAAGGCGAACGATCCCACGAACAAACTTGAGTCTTCATTTAAACAAGGAGCAGCTCAATCAACTCCAGGAAGCTTTTAATCTCATCGACCAAGATAGAGATGGTGTTATAAGCAAAGACGATCTCGAGACAATTCTGGTATCTCTTGGACAAAAACCGACTGAAAAACAAATCCGGGAAATGCTGAGTGAAGTGCCCGGAAATGTCGACTTCGCAAGGTTTGTGTCAATGTTTGCTTCAAAGATGGGAGCAGCAGATCCAGAGGATTTGATCAGGAACGCTTTCACGTGCTTCGATGATGATTGTGATGGAGTTATTAATCTGGATGAATTCAAAGAAATGCTGATGACTACAGGATCGAGGCTAACGGAACAACAGGTTAGAAAAATGACTAAATGACTATGGATGAACAGGCCTCTCTTAGAGTGTAGTATCAAGGAGCTCGCTCATAGATTGGAAAATCGCGAACCTTCtcttatttattcatttattttgtttattttgttatcTTTGTCTCTGGACGAATGTGGAAAAGAAATAGTCGATGAATCAATAGAATCATGAACTAAGGCTGTAGGAAATTAGTTAGGGTTAGTTACTTTATATATCACCTGTTTGAACAAGTGGAGAAATAGAAGCATGCCTGCTAAAGGAACGCGTCTGATAGATTGATCGATGGACGCCTTGCCTGTAAGTCAAGAGATTGGATTATGAACCCTGAAGTCGTTTTGGCTTCAC
This region includes:
- the LOC136920308 gene encoding uncharacterized protein isoform X1, coding for MNRAKVLKIFSFGVFVVSLWEVFIGFSTFGLRGAPISFHNKSQFVGEARINLQGKSSRNGEVTEAIMRGLNEHSWEKPCTVDLEHLCNYPIFPNAPDNRNIVPNVNVMSSDEMVAGIRFLGYLRPDVTDYYQFMVATNGFAELWLSTDKTWTNSRKIAFVNTKYSKSEIRVSIEALQSQISSRVSLIAGESYYIEVLYVQDTNPSQEHLIQVAWKRPHESHFDVIGNEVFVPYKNDSDKAAMKAYDYDIPDVLACVNSRRKTVLMEQTLPFLGHDKVKDALEYCEYNASYVLTPSANFSSFKRYNGVHKHTLKTGSFPFVEVEGVLKKRRLAKAFAAEYPMDGREAISVVSKYFQALKRVYPRKYQLKYIKQVERKQDPLRGYRYFLELVLEDVISNSTYILAEYMFQHLGRNIPLCYPRGFQWNRTADVYLIITAKNLGRWVQHFIKNVENIIQETKDDHLHVVVYDFDSRDINLTEVFERSTIKNYHFLIKPGNYSRTISFTEAIESIQDPNAIAVTMDLHLDIKSPFINDVRKHCIKGRTVYAPQIVYLNCTGTSTAPVGLWYHYSYGTVAMYKQDWTNFGGFSADFIQKVTWGGEDWDLIDSAVKSGLEVERKRCPWIFHYYHSKKGMWQKPQTTSTPLPAPQTRPTEKTSLSSSEKYFAGENEVFPARDTPHFASSKKKKT
- the LOC136920308 gene encoding uncharacterized protein isoform X2, which codes for MNRAKVLKIFSFGVFVVSLWEVFIGFSTFGLRGAPISFHNKSQFVGEARINLQGKSSRNGEVTEAIMRGLNEHSWEKPCTVDLEHLCNYPIFPNAPDNRNIVPNVNVMSSDEMVAGIRFLGYLRPDVTDYYQFMVATNGFAELWLSTDKTWTNSRKIAFVNTKYSKSEIRVSIEALQSQISSRVSLIAGESYYIEVLYVQDTNPSQEHLIQVAWKRPHESHFDVIGNEVFVPYKNDSDKAAMKAYDYDIPDVLACVNSRRKTVLMEQTLPFLGHDKVKDALEYCEYNASYVLTPSANFSSFKRYNGVHKHTLKTGSFPFVEVEGVLKKRRLAKAFAAEYPMDGREAISVVSKYFQALKRVYPRKYQLKYIKQVERKQDPLRGYRYFLELVLEDVISNSTYILAEYMFQHLGRNIPLCYPRGFQWNRTADVYLIITAKNLGRWVQHFIKNVENIIQETKDDHLHVVVYDFDSRDINLTEVFERSTIKNYHFLIKPGNYSRTISFTEAIESIQDPNAIAVTMDLHLDIKSPFINDVRKHCIKGRTVYAPQIVYLNCTGTSTAPVGLWYHYSYGTVAMYKQDWTNFGGFSADFIQKVTWGGEDWDLIDSAVKSGLEVERKRCPWIFHYYHSKKGMWQKPQTTSTPLPAPQTRPTEKTSLSSSEKYFAGENEVPTS
- the LOC136920317 gene encoding uncharacterized protein, translating into MNEKKLERGDKNAWHLWRISMAEQLNVDVIIKLGGCAVTDKRNFETVKYEAIDACAKVVKRINGKCIVVHGAGSFGHFQAHEYALTNGFSEDLQNSRIGFAKTRQSVTKLQQMVIESFISNGIPAVGISPCGSWMTTEGVVTRSAIHPIVQCVAAGFVPILHGDCVLDTKQGCAILSGDKIIEKLVEELHPGRVVFLTDVDGIYNKPPDNEDATLIRKVFVNPSGKMSVAIATSVLTHDVTGGVCEKLRTASNIVLISGGKTRVFVANVMAEATVYSVCVLGALSEDEESGTEILGKV
- the LOC136920319 gene encoding myosin regulatory light polypeptide 9-like, coding for MYHADGSKIHPRRKSRRTIPRTNLSLHLNKEQLNQLQEAFNLIDQDRDGVISKDDLETILVSLGQKPTEKQIREMLSEVPGNVDFARFVSMFASKMGAADPEDLIRNAFTCFDDDCDGVINLDEFKEMLMTTGSRLTEQQVDEVFMHGTLTDDESRFKCDDIVKLLKYGE